The following are encoded together in the Populus trichocarpa isolate Nisqually-1 chromosome 5, P.trichocarpa_v4.1, whole genome shotgun sequence genome:
- the LOC18098886 gene encoding acyl carrier protein 1, chloroplastic: protein MAASTGSLISMQSRHGMATSRICSLKPVSLSNQGRSYLSFGLRSMPARSLRVSCAAKPETVEKVCEIVKKQLALADGTPVTGESKFTALGADSLDTVEIVMGLEEAFGISVEEESAQSIATVQDAADLIEKLVEKKD from the exons ATGGCCGCTTCCACAGGTTCTTTGATTTCCATGCAATCTCGTCATGGAATG GCCACATCCAGGATCTGTAGTTTGAAGCCAGTTTCACTTTCAAATCAAGGAAGAAGCTACCTGTCTTTTGGGTTGCGGTCTATGCCAGCTCGCAGCCTCAGGGTTTCATGTGCT GCCAAACCAGAAACAGTTGAAAAGGTGTGTGAGATAGTGAAGAAACAGCTGGCATTAGCTGATGGAACTCCTGTTACTGGGGAATCCAAATTTACAGCACTTGGGGCTGATTCACTTGATACG GTTGAGATTGTGATGGGACTTGAGGAGGCATTTGGTATCAGTGTTGAAGAGGAGAGTGCCCAAAGCATTGCAACAGTTCAGGATGCTGCTGATCTTATTGAGAAGCTTGTCGAGAAGAAAGATTAG
- the LOC18098884 gene encoding coiled-coil domain-containing protein SCD2 isoform X2, producing MDRRMKPVYLRQISIEGTPRTPSSPSMSPLRMHHARSGSAGVGNNMKKAQTKAAAQRLAQVMSHQTADDDDDDEDDDLSYDYQASGIGSIGLAGGRRMQPRSPMTKSAAQVRVPAKTYRPVDEDLQTKPAAQVRVPAKTYRPVDEVLQTKPAAQVRVPGKTYQPVDDDSDNDELIHDYGSRASGLTIGRAGGKSMRSQSPAVVRTGRPGQPSSTQSTTSSRSPLSVNTVEQPSSAQVSLAAPASQPTNSVEQPVSARSRMVGRPSFNSMDQPLSLRSGRSSTNSVEQPPSARSTSATSLGIKTVPIPSSVTISLRPVSPMASSDHPKDRRLSLDWGSMNLRDSGIQHSTSALQDEIDMLQEENESLLDKLRLAAEKYEEAEARARQLERQVATLGEGVTLEAKLLSRKEAALLQREAALKVAEQTSKPEEALRLEAEVAKDEAASAIEQLREVQSEAKSLQNMTQRMILTQEEMEEVVLKRCWLARYWILCVKHGILAEIAGARYEYWSSFAPLPVEVVLSAGQRAKDENSSVNDDAEERERVLKEGSELSGDGNIESMLLVEKGLRELASLKVGEAVALAMAQQRRTNFMKSDEIKLAGDGNLEAFELSQEESEDVRFKQISEMMIISARA from the exons ATGGATCGTAGGATGAAGCCAGTGTATCTAAGGCAAATTAGCATAGAAGGAACGCCGAGGACACCATCATCACCATCCATGTCCCCACTGCGTATGCACCATGCTCGGTCAGGATCAGCTGGGGTGGGTAACAACATGAAGAAAGCACAAACTAAGGCTGCGGCGCAGAGGCTTGCGCAGGTGATGTCACACCAGAcagctgatgatgatgatgatgatgaagacgaTGATCTTTCGTATGATTATCAAGCAAGCGGCATTGGAAGCATTGGACTTGCTGGTGGAAGGAGAATGCAGCCTCGGTCGCCAATG ACCAAATCTGCAGCTCAAGTTCGTGTGCCGGCAAAGACATACCGACCAGTTGATGAGGACTTGCAGACCAAACCTGCAGCTCAAGTTCGTGTTCCGGCAAAGACATACCGACCAGTTGATGAGGTCCTGCAGACCAAACCTGCAGCTCAAGTTCGTGTGCCGGGAAAGACATATCAACCTGTGGATGACGACAGTGATAATGACGAGCTTATACATGATTATGGCTCCAGGGCTAGTGGGTTGACCATCGGACGTGCTGGTGGGAAGTCAATGCGATCACAGTCTCCTGCG GTAGTTCGTACCGGCCGACCTGGACAACCTTCATCTACACAGTCAACAACCAGTAGTCGATCGCCTTTATCTGTCAATACAGTGGAACAACCATCATCAGCACAAGTGTCTTTAGCAGCCCCGGCATCCCAGCCCACAAACTCTGTAGAACAACCGGTATCTGCCCGTTCCAGAATGGTGGGACGACCATCCTTCAATTCCATGGACCAACCTCTATCTCTTCGTTCTGGTCGATCATCTACTAACTCTGTAGAACAACCTCCATCTGCTCGTTCTACTTCAGCTACCAGCCTCGGCATCAAGACAGTTCCCATACCCTCTAGTGTAACTATATCACTAAGGCCTGTCTCTCCTATGGCTTCATCAGATCACCCGAAGGATAGAAG GCTGTCATTAGACTGGGGAAGTATGAACTTAAGAGATTCTGGCATTCAGCATTCAACTTCTGCTTTACAAGATGAG ATTGACATGCTAcaggaagaaaatgaaagtttaCTTGACAAG CTTCGGCTTGCGGCGGAGAAGTATGAAGAGGCAGAGGCAAGAGCTCGGCAGCTCGAGAGACAG GTTGCTACTCTAGGTGAAGGTGTAACCTTAGAAGCCAAACTTTTAAGCAG AAAGGAAGCAGCTCTGCTACAAAGGGAG GCTGCTTTGAAAGTAGCAGAACAAACTAGTAAACCTGAAGAGGCCCTTCGGTTGGAAGCTGAG GTTGCTAAGGATGAGGCCGCATCTGCGATTGAGCAACTCCGTGAAGTTCAGTCTGAAGCTAAGTCACTCCAAAATATGACACAGCGAATGATACTGACTCAGGAAGAGATG GAAGAAGTTGTTCTAAAGAGGTGCTGGCTTGCACGATATTGGATCTTGTGTGTTAAACATG GTATTCTCGCAGAGATTGCTGGAGCAAGATATGAGTACTGGTCATCCTTTGCTCCTCTACCTGTTGAAGTTGTATTATCCGCTGGACAGAGAGCTAAAGATGAGAATTCATCTG TAAATGATGACgcagaagaaagagagagagttctAAAAGAAGGAAGTGAACTTTCTGGAGATGGAAATATTGAGAGCATGCTTCTAGTTGAGAAAGGCCTGCGCGAACTGGCTTCACTAAAG GTAGGGGAAGCAGTGGCTCTTGCCATGGCTCAGCAACGTCGGACGAATTTTATGAAATCAG atgaaattaaactaGCCGGCGATGGAAATCTTGAAGCATTTG AATTGAGCCAGGAGGAGTCCGAAGACGTGCGATTCAAGCAG ATCTctgaaatgatgataataagTGCGAGGGCTTAG
- the LOC18098884 gene encoding coiled-coil domain-containing protein SCD2 isoform X1 codes for MDRRMKPVYLRQISIEGTPRTPSSPSMSPLRMHHARSGSAGVGNNMKKAQTKAAAQRLAQVMSHQTADDDDDDEDDDLSYDYQASGIGSIGLAGGRRMQPRSPMTKSAAQVRVPAKTYRPVDEDLQTKPAAQVRVPAKTYRPVDEVLQTKPAAQVRVPGKTYQPVDDDSDNDELIHDYGSRASGLTIGRAGGKSMRSQSPAVVRTGRPGQPSSTQSTTSSRSPLSVNTVEQPSSAQVSLAAPASQPTNSVEQPVSARSRMVGRPSFNSMDQPLSLRSGRSSTNSVEQPPSARSTSATSLGIKTVPIPSSVTISLRPVSPMASSDHPKDRRLSLDWGSMNLRDSGIQHSTSALQDEIDMLQEENESLLDKLRLAAEKYEEAEARARQLERQVATLGEGVTLEAKLLSRKEAALLQREAALKVAEQTSKPEEALRLEAEVAKDEAASAIEQLREVQSEAKSLQNMTQRMILTQEEMEEVVLKRCWLARYWILCVKHGILAEIAGARYEYWSSFAPLPVEVVLSAGQRAKDENSSVNDDAEERERVLKEGSELSGDGNIESMLLVEKGLRELASLKVGEAVALAMAQQRRTNFMKSDEIKLAGDGNLEAFELSQEESEDVRFKQAWLTYFWRRAKNHGLEPDIAEERLQFWINHSSRSSSSHDAVDVERGLMELRKLGIENQLWQASRRGLEVDSNSKANLESDF; via the exons ATGGATCGTAGGATGAAGCCAGTGTATCTAAGGCAAATTAGCATAGAAGGAACGCCGAGGACACCATCATCACCATCCATGTCCCCACTGCGTATGCACCATGCTCGGTCAGGATCAGCTGGGGTGGGTAACAACATGAAGAAAGCACAAACTAAGGCTGCGGCGCAGAGGCTTGCGCAGGTGATGTCACACCAGAcagctgatgatgatgatgatgatgaagacgaTGATCTTTCGTATGATTATCAAGCAAGCGGCATTGGAAGCATTGGACTTGCTGGTGGAAGGAGAATGCAGCCTCGGTCGCCAATG ACCAAATCTGCAGCTCAAGTTCGTGTGCCGGCAAAGACATACCGACCAGTTGATGAGGACTTGCAGACCAAACCTGCAGCTCAAGTTCGTGTTCCGGCAAAGACATACCGACCAGTTGATGAGGTCCTGCAGACCAAACCTGCAGCTCAAGTTCGTGTGCCGGGAAAGACATATCAACCTGTGGATGACGACAGTGATAATGACGAGCTTATACATGATTATGGCTCCAGGGCTAGTGGGTTGACCATCGGACGTGCTGGTGGGAAGTCAATGCGATCACAGTCTCCTGCG GTAGTTCGTACCGGCCGACCTGGACAACCTTCATCTACACAGTCAACAACCAGTAGTCGATCGCCTTTATCTGTCAATACAGTGGAACAACCATCATCAGCACAAGTGTCTTTAGCAGCCCCGGCATCCCAGCCCACAAACTCTGTAGAACAACCGGTATCTGCCCGTTCCAGAATGGTGGGACGACCATCCTTCAATTCCATGGACCAACCTCTATCTCTTCGTTCTGGTCGATCATCTACTAACTCTGTAGAACAACCTCCATCTGCTCGTTCTACTTCAGCTACCAGCCTCGGCATCAAGACAGTTCCCATACCCTCTAGTGTAACTATATCACTAAGGCCTGTCTCTCCTATGGCTTCATCAGATCACCCGAAGGATAGAAG GCTGTCATTAGACTGGGGAAGTATGAACTTAAGAGATTCTGGCATTCAGCATTCAACTTCTGCTTTACAAGATGAG ATTGACATGCTAcaggaagaaaatgaaagtttaCTTGACAAG CTTCGGCTTGCGGCGGAGAAGTATGAAGAGGCAGAGGCAAGAGCTCGGCAGCTCGAGAGACAG GTTGCTACTCTAGGTGAAGGTGTAACCTTAGAAGCCAAACTTTTAAGCAG AAAGGAAGCAGCTCTGCTACAAAGGGAG GCTGCTTTGAAAGTAGCAGAACAAACTAGTAAACCTGAAGAGGCCCTTCGGTTGGAAGCTGAG GTTGCTAAGGATGAGGCCGCATCTGCGATTGAGCAACTCCGTGAAGTTCAGTCTGAAGCTAAGTCACTCCAAAATATGACACAGCGAATGATACTGACTCAGGAAGAGATG GAAGAAGTTGTTCTAAAGAGGTGCTGGCTTGCACGATATTGGATCTTGTGTGTTAAACATG GTATTCTCGCAGAGATTGCTGGAGCAAGATATGAGTACTGGTCATCCTTTGCTCCTCTACCTGTTGAAGTTGTATTATCCGCTGGACAGAGAGCTAAAGATGAGAATTCATCTG TAAATGATGACgcagaagaaagagagagagttctAAAAGAAGGAAGTGAACTTTCTGGAGATGGAAATATTGAGAGCATGCTTCTAGTTGAGAAAGGCCTGCGCGAACTGGCTTCACTAAAG GTAGGGGAAGCAGTGGCTCTTGCCATGGCTCAGCAACGTCGGACGAATTTTATGAAATCAG atgaaattaaactaGCCGGCGATGGAAATCTTGAAGCATTTG AATTGAGCCAGGAGGAGTCCGAAGACGTGCGATTCAAGCAG GCCTGGCTTACATATTTCTGGAGAAGAGCCAAAAACCATGGTCTGGAACCCGACATAGCAGAAGAACGTTTGCAATTCTGGATCAATCACAGCAGTCGGTCTTCCTCGTCACACGATGCAGTCGATG TTGAGCGCGGACTCATGGAGCTCAGGAAATTAGGCATTGAGAACCAGCTATGGCAAGCATCTCGAAGAGGGCTCGAGGTTGACTCCAACTCCAAGGCCAATCTTGAGTCCGACTTCTGA
- the LOC18098885 gene encoding protein CANDIDATE G-PROTEIN COUPLED RECEPTOR 2, with product MPSIHRKGLVLEIPISQNPNSTLKEGTFVGPSLFNWLVECHGFLHNAILILTSLAFVIYLAFQAKKSFRKLSNGRSSIMIAYYCSLWLVSLLNFAWSCFQAWECTPGKELSWNILSLFTTSGMLFLEVSLIAFLLQGNYASGLEDLTQPFGVSALIVGLDIFLKAVYLFGFGIPLFIDSSDHSHRMKWSLWVIHRLVLTAVYGLIMFMYHSKWRERLPARPAFYNYIAIMFILNALALFACALTGHGAGFGYWLYGITIVCYHAFYLPLLYVTFLADFFQEEGLNLENVYYSEMKDAGFFDDDWD from the exons atgcccAGTATTCATAGAAAGGGGCTTGTGTTAGAAATCCCTATCTCACAAAACCCTAATTCAACTCTCAAAGAAGGGACCTTTGTTGGGCCAAGTCTCTTCAATTGGCTCGTTGAATGTCATGGCTTTTTGCATAATGCGATTTTGATCTTGACTTCTCTTGCTTTTGTAATCTATTTGGCATTTCAAGCTAAAAAGAGCTTTAGGAAGCTTTCAAATGGGAGATCATCTATAATGATTGCCTATTATTGCAGTCTTTGGCTTGTTAGCTTGCTTAATTTTGCTTGGTCTTGCTTTCAG GCATGGGAATGCACTCCTGGAAAAGAATTATCGTGGAATATCTTATCATTGTTTACAACATCAGGAATGCTGTTTCTGGAAGTAAGCTTGATCGCCTTTTTACTGCAAGGAAATTATGCGAGTGGATTGGAAGATTTGACACAACCTTTTGGTGTCTCAGCCCTCATTGTTGGTTTGGATATATTCCTCAAg gctgTATACCTTTTTGGATTTGGGATTCCTCTGTTCATTGATAGCAGTGACCATTCCCATCGCATGAAGTGGAGCTTGTGGGTTATCCACAGACTTGTGCTGACTGCTGTTTATGGGTTGATAATGTTCATGTATCATTCCAAGTGGAGGGAGAGGCTACCCG CAAGACCTGCGTTCTACAATTATATTGCCATTATGTTCATCTTGAATGCACTGGCACTGTTTGCTTGTGCACTTACTGGACATGGGGCTGGTTTTGGTTACTG GTTGTATGGGATCACAATTGTATGCTACCATGCCTTTTACCTTCCTCTTCTGTATGTAACCTTTTTAGCAGACTTTTTCCAG GAGGAAGGTTTGAATCTGGAGAATGTATACTATTCAGAGATGAAAGATGCTGGTTTCTTTGATGATGACTGGGactga